In Actinoplanes derwentensis, the following proteins share a genomic window:
- a CDS encoding serine/threonine-protein kinase, producing the protein MAGIDTPAGYSRLELTSTGADAGVYRAWDERAGRWVVLRLFHRFVGGRSEEAAFAAHVTSAIGLGRNPSIVPVRAGGITATGRPWMALDHIDARPFSEVLRDAPPSPIEAMELVNALADALAWAHSTRPSMVHGWIRPESVLITAGRTPMLTHFSAPRPPGTPAPTPRGDVFGLAGLLFQALTGGPWPGRGVDDDWIISGWPGLSVLLDEVLTPVPAVDTMAVFATRLRQVRHGAGVMLPLPAGAGPEIVPRLTVPDSLPALPVALPAPPKIDEQPPAAYGRSRHLPVLAAALVLLPIGFGVVQLFPGRAVGEAEPVAPAAAVESAAPTVCASDTPVPGTRPSVRSPGDGSSGCDRPGESPPKVP; encoded by the coding sequence GTGGCGGGGATCGACACCCCGGCTGGCTACTCGCGCCTGGAGCTGACCAGCACGGGTGCGGACGCCGGTGTCTACCGTGCCTGGGATGAGCGGGCCGGCCGGTGGGTGGTGCTGCGGCTCTTCCACCGTTTTGTCGGCGGCCGTTCCGAGGAGGCCGCGTTCGCGGCGCACGTCACCTCCGCCATCGGGCTCGGCCGTAACCCGTCGATCGTGCCGGTCCGGGCCGGTGGGATCACCGCGACCGGCCGCCCCTGGATGGCCCTCGACCACATCGACGCCCGCCCGTTCAGTGAGGTGCTGCGCGACGCCCCGCCCTCGCCGATCGAGGCGATGGAGCTGGTCAACGCCCTGGCCGACGCCCTCGCCTGGGCGCACTCGACCCGCCCGTCGATGGTGCACGGCTGGATCCGGCCGGAGTCGGTGCTGATCACCGCGGGCCGGACCCCGATGCTCACCCACTTCTCGGCGCCGCGACCGCCGGGCACGCCCGCACCGACTCCGCGCGGCGACGTGTTCGGGCTGGCCGGGCTGCTCTTCCAGGCTCTGACCGGTGGCCCTTGGCCGGGCCGGGGCGTCGACGACGACTGGATCATCTCGGGCTGGCCGGGTCTGAGCGTGCTGCTCGACGAGGTGCTGACGCCGGTTCCGGCGGTTGACACGATGGCGGTCTTCGCGACCCGGTTGCGGCAGGTGCGGCACGGTGCCGGCGTGATGCTCCCGTTGCCGGCCGGGGCCGGACCGGAGATCGTTCCGCGGCTCACCGTGCCGGACTCCCTTCCGGCTCTGCCGGTCGCCTTACCGGCTCCGCCGAAGATCGACGAGCAACCCCCGGCGGCGTACGGCCGGAGTCGCCACCTGCCGGTTCTGGCCGCTGCCCTGGTGCTGCTCCCGATCGGGTTCGGTGTGGTGCAGCTCTTCCCTGGTCGCGCCGTCGGCGAGGCCGAACCGGTCGCCCCGGCCGCCGCGGTGGAGTCGGCGGCCCCGACGGTCTGCGCGTCGGACACGCCGGTGCCGGGCACGCGGCCGTCGGTGCGCTCGCCGGGTGACGGCTCGTCCGGGTGCGACCGTCCCGGCGAATCGCCCCCGAAGGTGCCCTGA
- a CDS encoding biotin transporter BioY gives MTYSAFGIVEGRPTGVLADVWGRSAVRDVVLILGAAGAVGLAAQLSIPVPGSPVPITGQTFAVLLAGATLGAARSSAGMLLYLVAGVLGVPWFAGGTSGWPSATAGYLLGFIIATALIGQLAALGGDRRPSHTIGLMAAGHSLIYLVGVPWLAVATGSDLASAAANGLVPYLIGDVLKVLLAAALLPGTWLLINRRR, from the coding sequence GTGACATACAGCGCTTTCGGCATCGTTGAGGGCCGGCCGACCGGAGTGCTCGCCGACGTGTGGGGCCGGTCCGCCGTACGCGATGTGGTCCTGATCCTCGGTGCGGCCGGCGCCGTCGGCCTCGCCGCGCAACTCTCCATCCCGGTTCCCGGATCACCCGTGCCGATCACCGGGCAGACCTTCGCCGTCCTGCTGGCCGGTGCCACCCTCGGCGCGGCCCGCAGCTCGGCCGGCATGCTGCTCTACCTGGTCGCCGGGGTGCTCGGGGTCCCGTGGTTCGCCGGCGGCACCTCCGGCTGGCCCTCGGCCACCGCCGGTTACCTGCTCGGATTCATCATCGCGACCGCGCTGATCGGGCAGCTCGCGGCGCTCGGTGGGGACCGCCGCCCCTCGCACACGATCGGCCTGATGGCCGCCGGGCACTCACTGATCTACCTGGTCGGGGTGCCGTGGCTGGCCGTCGCCACCGGCTCCGACCTGGCCTCCGCGGCCGCCAACGGCCTGGTTCCGTACTTGATCGGCGACGTGCTGAAGGTGCTGCTCGCGGCGGCTCTGCTCCCCGGTACCTGGCTGCTGATCAACCGCCGGCGCTGA
- a CDS encoding sugar phosphate isomerase/epimerase family protein, giving the protein MNRFSFNQITAKHWDLEDLVAGLTEAGVDKVALWREPVQEYGLERSAALVRDAGLSVTTLCRSGFFQLDGWFDDNRRAIDETAAVGAPVLVLVSGGLPEGSKDIAGARAHVADAIAQLVPHASAAGVTLAIEPLHPMYAADRCVINTWDQAMAIAEQHPAAHVGVTVDTYHLWWDDTVLTKIEAAGDRIAIYQLADWITPLPAGVLTGRGLPGAGCVDMRAFHAAVEKAGYTGPIEVEVMNEELWQRPGREILADTIAGYQAI; this is encoded by the coding sequence ATGAACCGCTTCTCGTTCAACCAGATCACCGCGAAGCACTGGGACCTGGAAGACCTGGTCGCCGGCCTGACCGAGGCCGGTGTCGACAAGGTGGCGCTCTGGCGCGAGCCGGTGCAGGAGTACGGCCTGGAGCGCTCCGCCGCCCTGGTCCGTGATGCCGGCCTGTCGGTGACCACGCTCTGCCGCAGCGGGTTCTTCCAGCTCGACGGCTGGTTCGACGACAACCGCCGGGCCATCGACGAGACCGCTGCCGTGGGCGCGCCGGTGCTGGTCCTGGTCTCCGGCGGTCTGCCGGAGGGGTCGAAGGACATCGCCGGTGCCCGGGCCCACGTCGCCGACGCGATCGCCCAGCTGGTCCCGCACGCGTCCGCCGCCGGGGTCACCCTGGCGATCGAACCGCTGCACCCGATGTACGCCGCCGACCGCTGCGTCATCAACACCTGGGACCAGGCGATGGCCATCGCCGAACAGCACCCGGCCGCTCACGTCGGTGTCACCGTCGACACCTACCACCTGTGGTGGGACGACACGGTCCTGACGAAGATCGAAGCGGCCGGCGACCGGATCGCGATCTACCAGCTGGCCGACTGGATCACCCCGCTGCCGGCCGGCGTCCTGACCGGCCGTGGCCTGCCCGGCGCGGGCTGCGTGGACATGCGTGCCTTCCACGCGGCCGTCGAGAAGGCCGGATACACCGGCCCGATCGAGGTCGAAGTGATGAACGAGGAACTGTGGCAGCGCCCCGGCCGCGAGATCCTGGCCGATACGATCGCCGGTTACCAGGCCATCTGA
- a CDS encoding ArsR/SmtB family transcription factor, giving the protein MSVPLYQAKAEMFRTLGHPVRIRVLELLQGGPRPVRDLLAEIDVEASNLSQQLAVLRRAGIVTSFRDGALVMYALSTPDVADLLAAGRRILGAVLTDRDGLLVELRAQNYSQR; this is encoded by the coding sequence GTGTCGGTGCCGCTGTACCAGGCGAAAGCGGAGATGTTCCGGACACTCGGCCATCCGGTCCGGATCCGGGTACTGGAGCTGCTGCAGGGCGGCCCGCGGCCGGTGCGTGACCTGCTCGCCGAGATCGACGTCGAGGCCTCCAACCTGTCCCAGCAGCTCGCGGTCCTGCGCCGGGCCGGCATCGTCACCTCGTTCCGGGACGGCGCTCTGGTGATGTACGCCCTCAGCACCCCGGACGTCGCCGACCTGCTCGCGGCAGGCCGGCGCATCCTCGGAGCCGTCCTCACCGACCGGGACGGCCTGCTGGTGGAGTTACGCGCGCAGAACTACTCGCAGCGCTGA
- a CDS encoding Gfo/Idh/MocA family protein — MAARRSIGIVVNGVTGRMGYRQHLVRSLLAIREQGGVPLADGTRIWPEPILVGRDPDKLAAIAEQHGLTEWTTDLDAALARLDVEIYFDSQVTSQREKAIRQAITAGKHIYTEKPLAEGSAAALELAELAAAAGVKNGVVQDKLFLPGLRKLKRLIDGGFFGQILSVRGEFGYWVFEGDWQVAQRPSWNYRLADGGGIVMDMFPHWNYVLEELFGTVRSVQATTATHITKRIDERGEEYVADADDAAYAIFELEGGIIAQLNSSWTVRVNRDELVEFQVDGTHGSAVAGLRGCKIQHRAGTPKPVWNPDLPLTGKSFRDEWSEVPDNDEFDNGFKVQWEAFLRHVVAGEEFHWDFTSGARGVRLAEAGLESARTGQRITL; from the coding sequence ATGGCAGCGCGTAGATCGATCGGCATCGTCGTCAACGGCGTCACCGGCCGGATGGGCTACCGGCAGCACCTGGTCCGCTCCCTTCTCGCCATCCGTGAGCAGGGCGGCGTCCCTCTCGCCGACGGCACCCGCATCTGGCCCGAGCCGATCCTGGTCGGCCGTGACCCCGACAAACTGGCCGCCATCGCGGAGCAGCACGGCCTGACCGAGTGGACCACCGACCTGGACGCGGCCCTGGCCCGCCTGGATGTGGAGATCTACTTCGACTCCCAGGTGACCTCGCAGCGGGAGAAGGCGATCCGCCAGGCCATCACCGCCGGCAAGCACATCTACACCGAGAAGCCCCTGGCCGAGGGCTCCGCCGCGGCACTGGAGCTGGCCGAGCTGGCCGCCGCCGCGGGGGTCAAGAACGGCGTCGTCCAGGACAAACTGTTCCTGCCCGGCCTGCGCAAGCTCAAGCGCCTGATCGACGGCGGCTTCTTCGGCCAGATCCTGTCGGTGCGCGGTGAGTTCGGCTACTGGGTCTTCGAGGGTGACTGGCAGGTCGCGCAGCGCCCGAGCTGGAACTACCGGCTCGCCGACGGCGGCGGCATCGTGATGGACATGTTCCCGCACTGGAACTACGTGCTCGAGGAGCTGTTCGGCACCGTCCGCTCGGTGCAGGCGACCACCGCCACGCACATCACCAAGCGGATCGACGAGCGCGGTGAGGAGTACGTGGCCGACGCCGACGACGCCGCGTACGCGATCTTCGAGCTGGAGGGCGGCATCATCGCCCAGCTCAACTCCTCCTGGACGGTCCGGGTCAACCGGGACGAACTGGTCGAGTTCCAGGTCGACGGCACCCACGGCAGCGCCGTCGCCGGCTTGCGCGGTTGCAAGATCCAGCACCGGGCCGGCACGCCGAAGCCGGTGTGGAACCCGGACCTGCCGCTGACCGGCAAGTCGTTCCGCGACGAGTGGAGCGAGGTGCCGGACAACGACGAGTTCGACAACGGCTTCAAGGTCCAGTGGGAGGCGTTCCTGCGGCACGTCGTCGCGGGCGAGGAGTTCCACTGGGACTTCACCTCCGGCGCCCGTGGTGTCCGGCTGGCTGAGGCGGGCCTGGAGTCGGCGCGTACCGGCCAGCGGATCACGCTGTGA
- a CDS encoding M4 family metallopeptidase gives MKSRTPVVIALAAATAAASAMVAVAGPATAIPSDPAALAARASDSASALVAGRPPVLQSSDGEAFVQRQVITTDKLQYVPYDRTYKGLPVIGGDFVVVTDQSGQTQYTSVAQTRPIGDLSVTPKLSAADSVPFAKAELKTVKNVESTRLVVVNSESAPALAWESTVNGTKVNDHGEDQVSRLTVDVDATSGAVLRTKEHVTEVTGTGTGWIVGSVSLDTTLSSSTYSLKDPSIATLTCQDASTNTTFSGTDNAWGTGVGTNKETGCVDAFYAAQKQKAMLSSWLGRTGFTSSGGAWPIRVGLNEVNAYYDGTQVQIGKNNAGQWISSLDVVGHEIGHGIDDNTPGGISGNGTQEFVGDVFGAATEAYAANASDPADYQVGEEVNLVGSGPIRYMYNPSLAGDDNCYSSSTPSQEVHAAAGPGNHWFYLLAEGTAPTNGQPASTRCSGSGAITGVGIQTATKIMYNAMLMKTSSSSYLKYRTWTLTSAKALDSTCALFNTTKAAWDAVSVPAQTADPTCTGSTTSPTASPTTSTTSAPAGCAGTNATDVSIPDAGVAVYSDIAISGCARSASSTSTIAVNVVHTYRGDVKLDLVAPDGTVYALKATSTSDSTDNVVATYTANLSSEAANGTWRLKAQDLYSSDTGYINTWTLTV, from the coding sequence GTGAAATCACGTACCCCAGTCGTCATCGCACTGGCTGCCGCGACCGCGGCCGCCTCAGCGATGGTGGCGGTCGCCGGACCGGCGACCGCCATTCCGTCCGATCCCGCCGCGCTGGCCGCGCGCGCGTCGGACAGCGCGTCGGCTCTCGTGGCCGGACGTCCCCCGGTGCTGCAGTCCAGCGACGGCGAGGCGTTCGTCCAACGCCAGGTGATCACCACAGACAAGCTGCAGTACGTCCCGTACGACCGCACGTACAAGGGTCTGCCGGTCATCGGTGGTGACTTCGTCGTCGTCACCGACCAGTCCGGTCAGACGCAGTACACGTCGGTCGCGCAGACCCGGCCGATCGGCGACCTCTCGGTGACCCCGAAGCTCTCCGCGGCCGACTCGGTGCCGTTCGCGAAGGCCGAGCTCAAGACCGTGAAGAACGTCGAGAGCACCCGCCTCGTCGTGGTCAACTCGGAGTCTGCTCCGGCGCTGGCCTGGGAGTCGACCGTCAACGGCACCAAGGTCAACGATCACGGTGAGGATCAGGTCAGCCGTCTCACCGTCGACGTCGACGCCACCAGCGGCGCAGTGCTGCGCACCAAGGAGCACGTCACCGAGGTGACCGGCACCGGGACCGGCTGGATCGTCGGTTCGGTCAGCCTGGACACCACGCTGTCCAGCAGCACGTACAGCCTGAAGGACCCGTCGATCGCGACCCTGACCTGTCAGGACGCGTCGACCAACACCACCTTCAGCGGCACCGACAACGCGTGGGGCACCGGCGTCGGCACCAACAAGGAGACCGGCTGCGTCGACGCGTTCTACGCGGCGCAGAAGCAGAAGGCGATGCTGTCGTCCTGGCTGGGCCGTACCGGCTTCACCAGCAGCGGTGGCGCCTGGCCGATCCGGGTCGGGCTGAACGAGGTGAACGCGTACTACGACGGCACCCAGGTCCAGATCGGCAAGAACAACGCCGGCCAGTGGATCTCCTCGCTCGACGTGGTGGGTCACGAGATCGGTCACGGCATCGACGACAACACCCCTGGCGGCATCTCCGGCAACGGCACCCAGGAGTTCGTCGGTGACGTCTTCGGCGCGGCCACCGAGGCCTACGCCGCGAACGCCAGCGACCCGGCCGACTACCAGGTCGGCGAAGAGGTCAACCTGGTCGGCTCCGGCCCGATCCGCTACATGTACAACCCGTCACTCGCCGGCGACGACAACTGCTACTCCAGCAGCACCCCCAGCCAGGAGGTGCACGCCGCGGCCGGTCCCGGAAACCACTGGTTCTACCTGCTCGCCGAAGGCACCGCCCCGACCAACGGCCAGCCCGCCAGCACCCGCTGCTCGGGCAGCGGCGCCATCACCGGCGTCGGCATCCAGACCGCCACCAAGATCATGTACAACGCGATGCTGATGAAGACCTCCAGCTCGTCCTACCTGAAGTACCGCACCTGGACGCTGACCTCGGCCAAGGCCCTGGACAGCACCTGCGCACTCTTCAACACCACCAAGGCCGCCTGGGACGCCGTCAGCGTGCCGGCCCAGACCGCCGACCCGACCTGCACCGGTTCGACCACGTCGCCGACGGCCTCCCCCACCACCTCGACGACGTCCGCTCCGGCGGGCTGTGCCGGGACCAACGCCACCGACGTCTCGATCCCGGACGCCGGCGTCGCGGTCTACAGCGACATCGCGATCAGTGGCTGCGCCCGCAGCGCCTCGTCGACGTCGACGATCGCGGTGAACGTGGTGCACACCTACCGCGGTGACGTGAAGCTCGACCTGGTCGCGCCGGACGGCACCGTCTACGCCCTGAAGGCGACGTCCACTTCGGACAGCACCGACAACGTCGTCGCGACCTACACGGCGAACCTGTCGAGTGAGGCTGCGAACGGCACCTGGCGCCTGAAGGCCCAGGACCTCTACTCCTCGGACACCGGTTACATCAACACCTGGACCCTCACCGTCTGA
- a CDS encoding RNA-guided endonuclease InsQ/TnpB family protein — MAPAGPLLGRGPRAVRKSFKFLLRPTTGQQQMLTACLDAHRNLYNAALEERREAYRKAKVSIRYGEQSAQLKDIRRADPLGQARWSFSSQQATLRRLDKTFQAFLRRLRTGQVPGFPRFKGAGWFDTVEWPKDRDGCRWDSTPDSGQTRVYLQGIGHVRVHAHRKTEGVIKTISIKREGRRWYLILSCDDVPEPAFAHTGRSIGVDMGIASFLTTSDGVHVTNPRYGRRTAARLAAAQQALARRKTRSRRRGKARDRVAALHAKVRRRRLDHAHKTARWLVENYDVIAVEALSITNMTRSASGTADQPGTNVAQKTGLNRSILDAGWGVFLTVLRAKAESARRVVVEVNPANTSRTCPLCGHCARENRLTQADFRCMSCDYTDHADVVGAINVLRAGLALLTA; from the coding sequence GTGGCGCCCGCAGGACCGCTGCTCGGTCGGGGGCCGCGCGCAGTGAGGAAGTCGTTCAAGTTTCTGCTACGGCCTACTACCGGGCAACAACAGATGCTGACTGCATGCCTCGACGCTCACCGGAACCTGTACAACGCAGCGCTGGAGGAACGCCGCGAGGCGTACCGCAAGGCCAAGGTTTCCATCCGCTACGGCGAACAGTCCGCACAGCTCAAGGACATCCGCCGCGCCGATCCCTTAGGCCAAGCTCGCTGGTCGTTCTCCTCTCAGCAGGCCACTCTGCGCCGCCTTGACAAGACGTTCCAGGCCTTCCTTCGGCGACTGAGAACCGGCCAGGTACCAGGATTTCCCCGGTTCAAGGGGGCGGGCTGGTTCGACACCGTCGAATGGCCCAAGGACCGGGACGGCTGCCGCTGGGATTCCACTCCCGACAGCGGGCAGACCCGCGTCTACCTTCAAGGTATTGGTCACGTCCGGGTCCACGCCCACCGCAAGACCGAAGGGGTCATCAAGACGATCAGCATCAAGCGTGAAGGCCGACGTTGGTACCTGATTCTGTCCTGTGATGACGTTCCCGAGCCAGCGTTCGCGCACACCGGCCGGTCGATAGGCGTCGACATGGGCATCGCCTCGTTCCTGACCACTTCCGACGGCGTTCATGTCACCAATCCGCGATACGGGCGCCGCACCGCCGCCCGACTGGCGGCCGCCCAGCAGGCTCTCGCTCGCCGCAAAACCCGCTCCCGCCGGCGGGGTAAGGCTCGCGACCGGGTCGCCGCCTTGCATGCCAAGGTCCGTCGACGACGCCTTGACCATGCCCACAAGACCGCCCGTTGGCTGGTCGAGAACTATGACGTAATCGCGGTCGAAGCACTGAGCATCACGAACATGACACGTTCGGCGTCCGGCACCGCTGATCAGCCGGGGACCAACGTGGCACAGAAGACCGGCTTGAATCGGTCGATCCTAGATGCGGGCTGGGGGGTGTTCCTCACCGTACTTCGGGCCAAGGCTGAAAGCGCCAGACGCGTGGTTGTCGAGGTCAACCCCGCCAACACCTCCCGCACGTGCCCGCTCTGTGGGCATTGTGCGCGGGAGAACCGCCTCACCCAAGCCGACTTCCGTTGCATGTCGTGTGACTATACCGATCACGCTGACGTCGTCGGCGCCATCAACGTACTCAGGGCCGGGCTGGCCCTTCTGACCGCTTAA
- a CDS encoding calcium-binding protein has product MARQVWLPLLATVSTVALASPAQAAATGVASVAGTTIVQFKAAAKKQNRIVVTRSGNTVTLDDRVAIKAGPGCKAVKKDKTKVTCKPSQAPTRIRVYAYDLADSITNRTSLPFSASGGSGDDVITGGSAADALYGGAGADTVRGNGGHDSIWGDAGDDRIYGDAGNDKIYAWTGFNTVYGGAGDDHIEVWTGGSRVWGDAGKDTIYGSHSADRILGGDGPDELFGQGGNDVLDGGADRDYLRGGDGGDSLNGSAGNDSIDGDGGNDLLAGGAGDDVLQGSSGDDRVYGEAGADRLIAHAFDGDSRTDGHGADRYAGGAGDDTVSYASYFNSNVSADPDGVSGDDGADGERDTIATDVENIWGGAGNDRLIGGPGDNFLSGGAGNDRLEGRGGADMLYGNEGDDFLDGGDDGVADTLDGFEGRDVCAQWPLDFAQRCE; this is encoded by the coding sequence ATGGCTCGTCAGGTTTGGTTGCCACTTCTCGCCACCGTTTCCACCGTTGCGCTGGCCTCGCCCGCTCAGGCGGCCGCGACCGGTGTGGCGTCGGTGGCGGGGACGACGATCGTGCAGTTCAAAGCGGCTGCCAAGAAGCAGAACCGGATCGTGGTGACCCGCTCCGGCAACACCGTCACTCTCGACGACCGGGTCGCGATCAAGGCCGGTCCTGGATGCAAGGCCGTCAAGAAGGACAAGACCAAGGTCACCTGCAAGCCGTCGCAGGCGCCGACCCGGATCCGCGTCTACGCCTACGACCTCGCCGACTCGATCACCAACCGGACCAGCCTGCCGTTCAGCGCGAGTGGCGGCTCCGGCGACGATGTCATCACCGGTGGGTCCGCCGCCGACGCGCTCTACGGCGGTGCCGGTGCCGACACCGTCCGGGGCAACGGCGGGCACGACTCGATCTGGGGCGACGCCGGTGACGACAGGATCTACGGCGATGCCGGGAACGACAAGATCTACGCCTGGACCGGCTTCAACACCGTCTACGGAGGTGCCGGCGACGACCACATCGAGGTCTGGACCGGTGGTAGCCGGGTCTGGGGTGACGCCGGCAAGGACACGATCTACGGCAGCCACAGCGCCGACCGGATCCTCGGCGGTGACGGCCCGGACGAGCTGTTCGGCCAGGGCGGCAACGACGTGCTCGACGGTGGAGCCGACCGGGACTACCTGCGCGGCGGCGACGGCGGCGACTCCCTGAACGGAAGTGCCGGCAACGACTCGATCGACGGCGACGGCGGCAACGATCTGCTCGCCGGGGGCGCCGGTGACGACGTGTTGCAGGGCAGTAGTGGCGACGACCGGGTCTACGGCGAGGCCGGGGCCGATCGGCTCATCGCGCACGCCTTCGACGGCGACAGCCGGACCGACGGGCATGGCGCGGACCGCTACGCGGGCGGCGCCGGTGACGACACGGTGAGCTACGCGTCGTACTTCAACTCGAACGTGTCCGCCGACCCGGACGGGGTGAGCGGTGACGACGGCGCCGACGGCGAGCGGGACACCATCGCCACCGACGTCGAGAACATCTGGGGTGGTGCCGGCAACGACCGGCTCATCGGCGGGCCCGGCGACAACTTCCTGTCCGGTGGGGCGGGCAACGACCGGCTGGAAGGTCGTGGCGGCGCCGACATGCTCTATGGCAACGAGGGCGACGACTTCCTGGACGGCGGGGACGACGGCGTGGCCGACACCCTCGACGGCTTCGAGGGCCGGGATGTCTGCGCTCAGTGGCCGCTGGACTTCGCTCAGCGCTGCGAGTAG
- a CDS encoding DNA mismatch repair protein MutL: MRSSRWMPIAGWCLATATSIALSSVALTPVLSAARTGSGELPDINQLPAPTAVAETSDVPPPAKTTRPAPSRTRSTAEPKPSSKSHTSIEPSRVTPTTKPATTVEDGWTVTTSDGVKTYLKSFVTEGGTAVIKMTSKGIVSLVTATPADGFQVVKQGSDVNLAVYFNETNHSFIVHAQWFNDAPFVEVSEIGG; this comes from the coding sequence GTGCGCTCTTCCCGCTGGATGCCGATAGCGGGGTGGTGTCTGGCCACGGCGACCAGCATCGCGCTCTCCTCGGTCGCGCTGACTCCGGTGCTGAGTGCCGCCCGGACCGGGTCCGGCGAGCTGCCGGACATCAATCAGCTTCCGGCACCGACCGCGGTGGCCGAGACGAGTGACGTGCCGCCGCCGGCGAAGACCACTCGGCCCGCGCCGTCGCGCACCCGGTCGACGGCCGAGCCGAAACCGTCGTCGAAATCACACACTTCGATTGAACCGTCCCGAGTGACTCCCACCACTAAACCGGCGACAACTGTCGAGGACGGCTGGACCGTCACTACCAGTGACGGCGTCAAGACCTATCTGAAGTCGTTCGTGACCGAGGGCGGCACGGCGGTGATCAAGATGACCAGCAAGGGCATCGTCTCGCTGGTCACAGCCACTCCGGCGGACGGTTTCCAGGTGGTGAAGCAGGGCTCCGACGTGAACCTGGCGGTCTACTTCAACGAGACCAACCACAGCTTCATCGTTCACGCACAGTGGTTCAACGATGCTCCGTTCGTCGAGGTCAGCGAGATCGGCGGCTGA
- a CDS encoding dihydrodipicolinate synthase family protein: MSTVDLPGGRKLRLTAKSWDKPAGPPSSRIAYAAAHVVADPLAENAPGAPAALDWDDTLAFRHHLWSHGLGVAEAMDTAQRGMGLDYAATKELIKRSAAEAASVGGKIVAGVATDQLPPGSAVLLDIHSAYEQQLADVLAAGAAPVLMCSRHLAATARDADDYLSVYRELLDKSDKPVVLHWLGTAFDPALEGYWGSSDVDKATETVLELINSNPAKVDGIKVSLLDAEHEINLRRRLPAGVRLYSGDDFNYPELIKGDEQGYSDALLGIFAAITPAAAAAFAALDRGDLDEYDRIFAPTVTLSRHIFTKPTFYYKTGIVFLAWLAGHQKHFTMVGGLQSGRSVPHFATLIELADAAGLLPDPALAAHRANRFFEVTAG, from the coding sequence GTGAGCACCGTCGACCTGCCCGGTGGGCGCAAGCTGAGACTCACCGCCAAGAGCTGGGACAAGCCGGCCGGGCCGCCGAGCAGCCGGATCGCGTACGCCGCCGCGCACGTCGTCGCCGACCCGCTGGCGGAGAACGCGCCGGGTGCGCCCGCGGCCCTCGACTGGGACGACACCCTGGCCTTCCGGCACCACCTGTGGTCGCACGGTCTCGGTGTCGCCGAGGCGATGGACACCGCGCAGCGGGGCATGGGCCTCGACTACGCGGCGACGAAAGAGCTGATCAAACGCAGCGCCGCCGAGGCGGCGTCGGTCGGCGGCAAGATCGTTGCGGGGGTGGCGACCGACCAGTTGCCGCCGGGTTCGGCGGTACTCCTGGACATTCATTCCGCGTACGAGCAGCAACTCGCCGACGTTCTCGCGGCGGGCGCCGCACCGGTCCTGATGTGCAGCCGTCATCTCGCTGCCACGGCTCGGGATGCCGACGACTATCTCAGCGTATATCGTGAGCTGTTGGATAAGTCCGACAAGCCGGTCGTGCTGCACTGGCTGGGCACCGCGTTCGACCCGGCCCTGGAGGGTTACTGGGGTTCGTCCGACGTGGACAAGGCCACCGAGACCGTGCTGGAGCTGATCAACAGCAACCCGGCCAAGGTCGACGGCATCAAGGTCTCGCTGCTGGACGCGGAGCACGAGATCAACCTGCGCCGTCGTCTACCGGCCGGGGTCCGCCTCTACTCCGGTGACGACTTCAACTATCCCGAGCTGATCAAGGGCGACGAACAGGGCTACTCCGACGCGCTGCTCGGCATCTTCGCGGCGATCACCCCCGCCGCCGCGGCCGCCTTCGCCGCTCTGGACCGTGGTGACCTGGACGAGTACGACCGGATCTTCGCCCCCACGGTCACGCTCTCCCGGCACATCTTCACCAAGCCGACCTTCTATTACAAGACCGGCATCGTCTTCCTCGCCTGGCTGGCCGGCCACCAGAAGCACTTCACCATGGTCGGTGGCCTCCAGTCCGGTCGCTCGGTGCCGCACTTCGCCACGCTCATCGAGCTGGCCGACGCCGCCGGGCTGCTGCCCGACCCGGCGCTGGCCGCGCACCGGGCGAACCGGTTCTTCGAGGTGACGGCCGGATGA